One Salmo trutta chromosome 12, fSalTru1.1, whole genome shotgun sequence genomic region harbors:
- the LOC115204509 gene encoding T-cell surface antigen CD2-like isoform X2 has product MSSPHTLRALTSTGGLPMWMLLLHLYIRYVVAEDIRVVGRVGNSIFLHPKMHLQAKISDVRWKHVDTDMLIARNGTLVHLTDRCEIFLNGSLKFNEGLKRDSGNYTVQQYSENGACLSERRIELSILEPVSKPKVRTSCTFDGRVVLTCSVDKGDRVVMNWTKQPYAWTGSNQTLSSGPVLFLDSYTPGNLTCVAMNEISEECFSPIVPTCRGRTSAVAAFGLFAFAMTTLAVAILNLKMTCQKKNKDVEENNYIEMRGNLCNKCPQEETTIHLDQDTSHYEFCRPIAPASSQRKRRLSLELNDIYV; this is encoded by the exons ATGTCCTCACCCCATACTCTGAGAGCTTTAACATCTACTGGTGGGCTTCCAATGTGGATGTTGCTTCTTCACCTCTACATAAGATATG TTGTTGCAGAAGACATCAGAGTAGTTGGACGAGTAGGAAACTCCATATTCCTTCACCCTAAAATGCACTTACAGGCCAAGATCTCTGACGTAAGATGGAAACATGTTGATACAGATATGTTAATAGCTAGAAATGGTACGCTTGTTCATTTAACGGATAGGTGTGAGATCTTTCTAAATGGTTCACTGAAGTTTAATGAAGGACTGAAAAGAGACAGTGGAAATTATACTGTTCAACAATACAGTGAAAATGGAGCTTGTCTATCCGAGCGGCGCATTGAGCTCAGTATTCTAG AACCCGTCTCCAAACCAAAGGTGAGAACCTCCTGTACTTTTGATGGGAGAGTTGTTCTGACCTGCTCTGTTGATAAAGGAGACAGAGTTGTGATGAACTGGACCAAGCAGCCATATGCCTGGACAGGGTCCAATCAGACCCTGAGCTCAGGTCCTGTTCTATTCCTGGACAGCTATACGCCTGGAAACCTGACCTGTGTGGCAATGAACGAAATAAGTGAAGAATGCTTCAGTCCAATTGTCCCGACATGCAGAG GTCGCACATCAGCAGTGGCTGCATTTGGGCTCTTTGCATTTGCAATGACGACACTGGCCGTCGCCATTCTAAATTTGAAGATGACGTGTCAGAAAAAGAACAAAG ATGTGGAGGAGAACAACTACATTGAGATGCGTGGGAATTTATGCAACAAATGTCCTCAGGAGGAGACCACAATCCACCTGGACCAAGACACCTCCCATTACG AATTCTGCAGACCTATTGCACCTGCTTCCAGTCAGAGAAAGAGAAGACTATCACTGGAGTTGAATGATATCTATGTATGA
- the LOC115204509 gene encoding uncharacterized protein LOC115204509 isoform X4, which produces MSSPHTLRALTSTGGLPMWMLLLHLYIRYEPVSKPKVRTSCTFDGRVVLTCSVDKGDRVVMNWTKQPYAWTGSNQTLSSGPVLFLDSYTPGNLTCVAMNEISEECFSPIVPTCRGRTSAVAAFGLFAFAMTTLAVAILNLKMTCQKKNKGKSQTEYVEENNYIEMRGNLCNKCPQEETTIHLDQDTSHYEFCRPIAPASSQRKRRLSLELNDIYV; this is translated from the exons ATGTCCTCACCCCATACTCTGAGAGCTTTAACATCTACTGGTGGGCTTCCAATGTGGATGTTGCTTCTTCACCTCTACATAAGATATG AACCCGTCTCCAAACCAAAGGTGAGAACCTCCTGTACTTTTGATGGGAGAGTTGTTCTGACCTGCTCTGTTGATAAAGGAGACAGAGTTGTGATGAACTGGACCAAGCAGCCATATGCCTGGACAGGGTCCAATCAGACCCTGAGCTCAGGTCCTGTTCTATTCCTGGACAGCTATACGCCTGGAAACCTGACCTGTGTGGCAATGAACGAAATAAGTGAAGAATGCTTCAGTCCAATTGTCCCGACATGCAGAG GTCGCACATCAGCAGTGGCTGCATTTGGGCTCTTTGCATTTGCAATGACGACACTGGCCGTCGCCATTCTAAATTTGAAGATGACGTGTCAGAAAAAGAACAAAGGTAAAAGTCAGACTGAAT ATGTGGAGGAGAACAACTACATTGAGATGCGTGGGAATTTATGCAACAAATGTCCTCAGGAGGAGACCACAATCCACCTGGACCAAGACACCTCCCATTACG AATTCTGCAGACCTATTGCACCTGCTTCCAGTCAGAGAAAGAGAAGACTATCACTGGAGTTGAATGATATCTATGTATGA
- the LOC115204509 gene encoding T-cell surface antigen CD2-like isoform X1, with protein sequence MSSPHTLRALTSTGGLPMWMLLLHLYIRYVVAEDIRVVGRVGNSIFLHPKMHLQAKISDVRWKHVDTDMLIARNGTLVHLTDRCEIFLNGSLKFNEGLKRDSGNYTVQQYSENGACLSERRIELSILEPVSKPKVRTSCTFDGRVVLTCSVDKGDRVVMNWTKQPYAWTGSNQTLSSGPVLFLDSYTPGNLTCVAMNEISEECFSPIVPTCRGRTSAVAAFGLFAFAMTTLAVAILNLKMTCQKKNKGKSQTEYVEENNYIEMRGNLCNKCPQEETTIHLDQDTSHYEFCRPIAPASSQRKRRLSLELNDIYV encoded by the exons ATGTCCTCACCCCATACTCTGAGAGCTTTAACATCTACTGGTGGGCTTCCAATGTGGATGTTGCTTCTTCACCTCTACATAAGATATG TTGTTGCAGAAGACATCAGAGTAGTTGGACGAGTAGGAAACTCCATATTCCTTCACCCTAAAATGCACTTACAGGCCAAGATCTCTGACGTAAGATGGAAACATGTTGATACAGATATGTTAATAGCTAGAAATGGTACGCTTGTTCATTTAACGGATAGGTGTGAGATCTTTCTAAATGGTTCACTGAAGTTTAATGAAGGACTGAAAAGAGACAGTGGAAATTATACTGTTCAACAATACAGTGAAAATGGAGCTTGTCTATCCGAGCGGCGCATTGAGCTCAGTATTCTAG AACCCGTCTCCAAACCAAAGGTGAGAACCTCCTGTACTTTTGATGGGAGAGTTGTTCTGACCTGCTCTGTTGATAAAGGAGACAGAGTTGTGATGAACTGGACCAAGCAGCCATATGCCTGGACAGGGTCCAATCAGACCCTGAGCTCAGGTCCTGTTCTATTCCTGGACAGCTATACGCCTGGAAACCTGACCTGTGTGGCAATGAACGAAATAAGTGAAGAATGCTTCAGTCCAATTGTCCCGACATGCAGAG GTCGCACATCAGCAGTGGCTGCATTTGGGCTCTTTGCATTTGCAATGACGACACTGGCCGTCGCCATTCTAAATTTGAAGATGACGTGTCAGAAAAAGAACAAAGGTAAAAGTCAGACTGAAT ATGTGGAGGAGAACAACTACATTGAGATGCGTGGGAATTTATGCAACAAATGTCCTCAGGAGGAGACCACAATCCACCTGGACCAAGACACCTCCCATTACG AATTCTGCAGACCTATTGCACCTGCTTCCAGTCAGAGAAAGAGAAGACTATCACTGGAGTTGAATGATATCTATGTATGA
- the LOC115204509 gene encoding T-cell surface antigen CD2-like isoform X3 — protein MSSPHTLRALTSTGGLPMWMLLLHLYIRYVVAEDIRVVGRVGNSIFLHPKMHLQAKISDVRWKHVDTDMLIARNGTLVHLTDRCEIFLNGSLKFNEGLKRDSGNYTVQQYSENGACLSERRIELSILEPVSKPKVRTSCTFDGRVVLTCSVDKGDRVVMNWTKQPYAWTGSNQTLSSGPVLFLDSYTPGNLTCVAMNEISEECFSPIVPTCRGRTSAVAAFGLFAFAMTTLAVAILNLKMTCQKKNKGGDHNPPGPRHLPLRILQTYCTCFQSEKEKTITGVE, from the exons ATGTCCTCACCCCATACTCTGAGAGCTTTAACATCTACTGGTGGGCTTCCAATGTGGATGTTGCTTCTTCACCTCTACATAAGATATG TTGTTGCAGAAGACATCAGAGTAGTTGGACGAGTAGGAAACTCCATATTCCTTCACCCTAAAATGCACTTACAGGCCAAGATCTCTGACGTAAGATGGAAACATGTTGATACAGATATGTTAATAGCTAGAAATGGTACGCTTGTTCATTTAACGGATAGGTGTGAGATCTTTCTAAATGGTTCACTGAAGTTTAATGAAGGACTGAAAAGAGACAGTGGAAATTATACTGTTCAACAATACAGTGAAAATGGAGCTTGTCTATCCGAGCGGCGCATTGAGCTCAGTATTCTAG AACCCGTCTCCAAACCAAAGGTGAGAACCTCCTGTACTTTTGATGGGAGAGTTGTTCTGACCTGCTCTGTTGATAAAGGAGACAGAGTTGTGATGAACTGGACCAAGCAGCCATATGCCTGGACAGGGTCCAATCAGACCCTGAGCTCAGGTCCTGTTCTATTCCTGGACAGCTATACGCCTGGAAACCTGACCTGTGTGGCAATGAACGAAATAAGTGAAGAATGCTTCAGTCCAATTGTCCCGACATGCAGAG GTCGCACATCAGCAGTGGCTGCATTTGGGCTCTTTGCATTTGCAATGACGACACTGGCCGTCGCCATTCTAAATTTGAAGATGACGTGTCAGAAAAAGAACAAAG GAGGAGACCACAATCCACCTGGACCAAGACACCTCCCATTACG AATTCTGCAGACCTATTGCACCTGCTTCCAGTCAGAGAAAGAGAAGACTATCACTGGAGTTGAATGA